The DNA segment GCGACGCGGGACAGCCGCTCGTGCGCGATGGCCTTGCCGAGGGCGTCCGCGCTCTGGTCGCGCTGGTTGGCGGTGAACCCGGCGTGCAGTTTGACCCGTACGGAGGGCAGGTGCGCCACGTACACGGCGAGCGGGCCCTCGGGCGTGGTGACGGTGGTGCGCATGGCGCGGACCCAGCCCATCTTCAGGTCCACCGGGCGGGTGTCGCTGAGCGGGTACTTGCTCCACAGGCCGACCGTGCCCTGCACGGAGTGGTAGCGGAAGCGTCCGGCGAGCGCCTTCTCGTACGCCGCGACCTTGCCGGCGGGCAGTTCCTGGAGGGCGACGACGTCCGCGCCGGAGCCCGCGACCTGGTCGGCGGTGGCGGCGGGGTCCGGGTTGTCGGCGTTGACGTTGTGGGTGGCGACGGTGAGGTCGCCGCCGCTGCCGGACTTGTCGGTGAACAGGCCGCCGAACATGTTGAGCCAGACCACGACCGGCAGCAGCAGCGCCACCAGGGCGGTGCCCGAGCGGCGCACCAGGCCCAGGACCAGCAGCAGCGGAATGAACAGGCCGAACCAGGGCAGGAACGTCTCGGTGAGGCTGCCCAGGTTGCCGATGCGGTTCGGAACCCGCGCGTGGAAGGCCATGACGAGGGTCAGCAGGACGGCCAGGGCCGCCAGGACGATGCCGCGACGCCAGATGCCGGGGTCGCGGGTGAGTCTGTCGCGCAGGTCCCGGAAGCGGGAGCCGGTGGGCCGCGGCCCCAGGCCGTTCCCGGTGTCCGCCCTGTACGCCTGCACCATCGCGCTGTCCTCACTGCCTTGCCGTACACATCGCCGCGCCCCCGACCCTAGGGGATGGGCGACGCCTTTCATGCCGCCCGGTGCGGTGGTTCTGCCACGAGGACGTGGCGGACGGCTCCGGCAGTTCCTGCGGGAAGGTGAATCGCGGGCTCTGTGACGAAACGATCACATACGTCCGGCTCCGGCGCGTCCGCCCGTGTCGTCCGGGGCGGGGCCGGGCCGCCGGGGCGCGAGGCCCTCGACGGCCAGGGCGATGATGCGGTCGGCGAGGTCCTCCGGCAGCGGCGCGTCGGGCCGGTGGATGGTGCGTACGAGCATGGGGCCGAGGAACAGGTCGTCCATCAGTTCCACGTCCGTGTCGTCGCGCAGCTCCCCCGCCTCCACGGCGCGCCGGACGGCGGCGACCATGGCGAGGCGGCGGGGGGCGATGACCGTGCCGTGGTAGGCGTCCCAGAGCTTGGGCAGGCTCTTCATCTGCGCGAACACGTTGTGCAGCAGGGCCGAGGAGCGCTGGGCGAGGCCGCGCCTGCGCATCGATTCCAGCAGGACGCGCAGATCGCGCAGGCCGCCGGTGCCGGAGACCTCCGGTTCCGGCGGCTCGATGGCGCGGAGCACGTCGACGAACAGCTCCTCGCGGCCGGCCCAGCGCCGGTAGATGGTGGCCTTGCCGACCCCGGCGGTGCGGGCGATGCGCTCGATGGAGAGGGCGGCGAGCGGTTCGCCGGCCTCGATCAGCTCGACGACGGCGTCCAGGATGGCCCGCTCGGCGGCGGCACTGCGCGGCCGCCCCCGGCGGGGCTCGTGTTCCTCGCCGGGGCCCCGGCCGCAGTCTCCGCAGCCGGGAGCCCCGCCGGACCGCTCGCCCGACCCGTCCGCCTCGCCGGCAGCCCGTTCCTCCGGTGCCTGAGCCTGCACGTGAACCACCTTTCGCCGCCCCTGATTCTCTCCGACGCGCGAGGGGGTGCCGGTGTCACCGTTCGGCGCCGGCCGGGGCGGGTCGCTCCTCCTCGTGCACGGGCCGCGGTGCGGCCGGTTCGCGGCCCGGCAGCCACAGGGCGACGACCAGCGTGCCGACGAGGGCGACCGCGGCCGAGCCGATGGCGGTGACGTGCATGGCGTTCATGAAGGCGTCGTGCGCGGCGCCGACCAGCGGGGCGCCCTCGGGGCCCAGCTTCCCGGCGACGGCCAGGGTGGCCTCGATGGACTCCCCCGCCGCGTCGCGGGCCGCGGCGGGCAGCGCGCCGAGGTGGTCCTCGATGTCGCCCCGGTAGACGGCGGACAGCACCGAGCCGAGTACGGCGATGCCGAGCGCGCCGCCGACCTGGCGGAAGGTGTTGTTGACGGCCGATCCTGAGCCCGCCTTCTCGCGCGGCAGGGCCTGCATGACGGCCACGGTGACCGGCGGCATGACGTGCGCCATGCCGGTGCCCTGGACGAAGAAGACGACGCACATCAGCCAGACGGGCGTGTCGGCGTCGAACAGTGCGAAGGCGGCCAGGCCGACGGCGACGGCGAACATGCCCGCGGTGCAGACGGCGCGGGCGCCGAAGCGGGCGACGACGATCCTGGCGCGCGGCGCGAAGACCATCTGGGCGATGGCCAGCGGCAGGATCAGCAGCCCGGACTCCAGGGCGCTCCAGCCGCGCACGCTCTGCATGTAGAAGGCGGAGAAGAAGGTGACGCCCATCAGCGCGAAGAAGACCAGCGCGATGGCGGCGACGGCCGCGGAGAAGGCGGGCTTCCGGAAGTACGCGATGTCGATGGCCGGGCTGGCGCTGCGCTTCTCGTGGAGGACGAAGAGCACCAGGACGGCGAGGCCGCCGGCGACCGGCAGCAGGACCGAGGTGTCGGTGAAGTCGGCGAGTTCGCCGCCCCGGATGATGCCGTACACCAGCAGCACCAGGCCGATGATGGAGAGGACCACGCCGAGCGGGTCGAGCCGGCCGGGGCGCGGGTCCTTCGAGTCCGGTACGAGCAGCACCATGGCGACCAGCGCGATGATGACGACGGGCACGTTGACGAGGAAGATCGAACCCCACCAGAAGTGTTCGAGGAGCAGGCCGCCGGTGATGGGACCGATCGCGATGCCGAGGCCGACGCTGCCGGCCCAGATGCCGATGGCCTTGGGCTGCTCGTCGCGTTCGAAGACGTTCATCAGGACGGCCAGCGTGGCCGGCATGACGAAGGCGGCGCCGAAGCCCATCAGGGCGCGCCAGGTGATGAGCTGGCCGGGCGAGTCGGACATGGCGGCGAGCGCGGAGCCGAGGCCGAAGAGGGTGATGCCGAAGAGCAGGACCTTCTTGCGCCCCAGCCGGTCGCCGAGCAGGCCGGCGGTGAACAGGAGGCCGGCGAAGACGAGCGTGTAGGAGTTGATCGCCCACTCCAGCTCGCTCTGGGTGGCGCCGATGCCGGTGGGCGCGGGCGAGGCGATCGTCTTGACGGCGACGTTCAGGATCGAGTTGTCCAGCACCACGATGAGCAGGCTGAACATCAGGACGACGAGAATCGCCCAGCGGCGGCGGTGGACCGCCTCCGGTATCCGGGAGACGGCGGGAGCGCCGGAAGGTGTGGACATGGGGAGCAGCCTAACGGCATTCCGATACGAGACCGTCTCGTATTGTAAATTCTTTACCGAGGTCCGGGAGGTGCGGCCCACTTCCCGCGACCGGCTCCGGGATGCCACCATGGAAGTGATCCGGGGACGCCGTCAGGGCGCCTCGAGATGACGAAGGAGCCACCTGCCATGTCGCTTCCGGCTGCGCAGAATCAGTCCGCATCCCCCGCGAGCACCCCGTCCGACAGCGGAAGGACGCTGTACGGGGGCAAGAGCAACCGCCGGGTCACCGTCCACGACGTCGCCGCAGCCACCGCGCGCGGCGAGAAGTGGCCCATGCTCACCGCCTACGACGCGATGACCGCGTCCGTGTTCGACGAGGCCGGCATCCCGGTCATGCTCGTCGGCGACTCGATGGGCAACTGTCACCTCGGCTACGAGACCACCGTGCCGGTCACCATGGACGAGATGGCCGTGCTGTCCGCCGCCGTCGTCCGGGGCACCAGGCGCGCGCTGATCGTCGCCGACCTGCCCTTCGGGGCGTACCAGGAGGGCCCGGTCCAGGCCCTGCGCAACGCCACCCGGCTGATCAAGGAGTCCGGCGTCGGCGCCGTGAAGCTGGAGGGCGGCGAGCGCAGCCACGAGCAGATCAGGCTGCTGGTCGAGGCCGGCATCCCGGTCATGGCCCACATCGGCCTCACCCCGCAGTCCGTCAACGCGATGGGCTACCGGGTCCAGGGCCGGGGCGAGGAGGCCGCCCAGCAGCTGCTGCGCGACGCCAAGGCCGTACAGGACGCGGGCGCGTTCGCCGTCGTCCTGGAACTCGTACCGGCCGAACTGGCCGCCGAGGTCACCCGCACCCTGCACATCCCCACGGTCGGGATCGGCGCGGGCCCCGACACCGACGCGCAGGTGCTGGTCTACACCGACATGGTCGGGCTGACCGGCGGCAAGGTGCCGCGCTTCACCAAGCAGTACGCGGACCTGCGGCAGATCCTCGGCGACGCCGCGAAGGCGTACGCGGAAGAGGTCGTCGGCGGCGCGTTCCCGGCCCCGGAGCACACCTTCCACTGACCACCACCGGCAACGACGACGGCCCGCCGAATCCCCCATCGGCGGGCCGTCGGCCTTCCTCGGGCGGCTGTCGGCGGGTTGTCGGGCCGCTGTCGGCGGACTGTCGGTGGCGGCTGGTCCACTGGTGGGCATGACGCGAATCGACAAGAACCCCGCAAACGGCGGGAACGCCGTAGAGGTACGGGGACTGGTCAAGCACTACGGCGAGACCAGGGCCCTGGACGGTGTGGACCTGGATGTGCGCGAGGGCACCGTGCTCGGTGTGCTCGGCCCCAACGGCGCCGGCAAGACCACCCTCGTACGCTGCCTCTCCACGCTGATCGTGCCCGACGCCGGGACCGCGGTCGTCGCCGGCTTCGACGTGGTGAAGCAGCCCCGCGCGCTGCGCCGCACCATCGGCCTGACCGGCCAGTACGCCTCGGTGGACGAGAAGCTCTCCGGCTGGGAGAACCTCTACATGATCGGGCGGCTGCTCGACCTCCCCCGCAAGAGGGCGCGGGCGCGGGCCGACGAGCTGCTGGAGCGGTTCTCGCTCACGGACGCGGCGAAGAAGGCCGCGATGGAGTACTCCGGCGGTATGCGCCGCCGGCTCGACCTGGCCGCCTCCATGATCGGCAACCCGGCCGTCCTCTACCTGGACGAGCCGACGACGGGGCTCGACCCGCGCACCCGCAACGAGGTCTGGGACGAGGTGCAGCGCATGGTCGCGGAGGGGGCGACCGTGCTCCTCACCACCCAGTACATGGAAGAGGCCGAGCAGCTGGCCAACGAGCTGACCGTCATCGACAAGGGCCGCATCATCGCCAGCGGCGGTGTCGACGAGCTGAAGGCCAAGGTCGGCGGCCGCACCCTGCAGATCCGCCCCTCGGACCCGGCCGAGCTGGCCCCGATGGCGCAGGCGCTGCGCGAGACCGGCCTCGACGGGGTGGCGGGCGCGCAGGCCGTCCCGGACGAGGGACTGCTCTACGTACCGATCCTCAGCGACGAACAGCTGACCGCCGTCATCGGGCTGCTCGGCGCCCGCGGCTTCTCGCTGGCCCATGTCGCCACCGCGCTGCCCAGCCTGGACGAGGTGTTCCTCGCCATCACCGGCGACAAGGCCACCGTCACCGACACGACTCCCGAGGAGGTCGCGGCATGAGCACGACGACCCTGACACCCGCTCCCGCCGGCACGTCCGCCCGCCCGCCTGCCGCCCGGCCGCACGACGAGGGCTCGATCGGACTGCGGAACAACCTGCGCCACATCGGGGCGCTGGTGCGGCGCAATCTGCTCCAGATCAAGAGAGATCCGGAGTCGATGTTCGACGCGCTGCTGATGCCCGTCATCTTCGTGCTGCTGTTCGTGTACGTCTTCGGCGGCTCGGTCGGCGGCAGCATGGGCGGCGGCCGGCAGGAGTACCTGAACTACCTGATCCCCGGCCTGATGGCGATGATGGGCATGAACATCGCCATGGCCGTCGGCAGCGGTGTCAACGACGACTTCCGCAAGGGGGTCATGGACCGCTTCCGCACCATGCCCATCGCCCGCTCCTCGGTGCTCATCGCCAAGATCGTGGTCGAGCTGGGCCGGATGATGGTAGCCACGCTGATCCTGCTCGGCATGGGCTTCGCGCTCGGCATGGAGCTGCACGGCTCCGTGCTGGGCCTGATCGGGGCGATCGGCCTCGCGGCCGCGTTCGGCGCCGCGATCATGTGGATCTTCATCCTGCTCGGGCTGGCGATGAAGACGCCCCAGGCGGTTCAGGGCATGGGGATGCTGGTCATGATGCCGCTGCAGTTCGGGTCCTCGATCTTCGCCCCGCCCGCGACGATGCCGGGCTGGCTCCAGTCGTTCACGGACTACAACCCGCTGTCGAACCTGGCCGACGCGGCGCGCGGCCTGATGATGGGCACCCCGCTCGGCGACTCGGTCTGGCTGACGCTCGGCTGGGCCGTGGTCATCACGGCGGTCATGGCGCCGCTCGCGGTCTCCAGGTTCCGCAAGAAGTCCTGAGCAGCGGGTTCGAGTCCCGTCACGCGTCGACGAGGGCGGCCGCCTCCTCCACGGAGAGGCGGGCGCCCTCGGCGTACGCGGCCTCGAAGGCGGCGTCCCCCAGCCGGCCGCGCACCAGCGCCTCGGCACGGGCGAAGTTCTCGCGCTCCATCGCGTTCAGGAAGTGGCCCCGCGGCAGGTTCTCCCGGCCGGCGCCCAGCAGCCGCGCCGCGGTACGGGAGCGCTCGTCGCCGCCGAGCCCGCCCAGCGCCCAGGCGAGGATCACCAGATTGATCACCGCCATCTGCGGCGCCACCATCTGCGTCAGCGGCTCCCGCAGCCCGCGCAGCGCCCGCCTGGCGCGGTCCAGCGCGCGGGCGTACTCGCCGTCCTGGTTGTCCAGCCAGGCCAGGCCGCCCAGGACGAACCCCTCGAAGACCGCCATCGTCTGGGAGCCGAACTCGTCGAGGAGCAGGCCGAACTGCTCGCGCGCTTCGGCGGTCCGCCCCTCCCGGCCCAGCCACATCGCCAGGAACAGCCGGGCCGCCGGCCGCGCCTCGTGCCCCGTCCGGCGCTCGTCGCCCAGCACCTCGCGCATCATCGCCTCGCCCTCCGCGCCCCGGCCCAGCTCGGTGAGCACGGAGGCGTAGCGGATGCGCAGCACGGACACCTGGGCCAGGGCGCCCAGCTTCTCCGCCGAGCCGATCGCGGCCTGGTAGTCGGTGGCGGCCCGCGCGTAGTCGCCCTGCTTCTCGTTGGCCTCGCCGCGCGAGGAGAGCGCCTCGGCCATGCCCCAGTCGTCGCCCAGCCGGTGGAAGATCGCCAGGCTCTCGTCGGCGTCCTTATGGGCCTCGCCCGCCCAGTCGGGGCGGTTGGCCAGCACATTGGCCCGCATCTGGAGGGCGGCGGCCAGCTCCCACTCGTAGCCGTACGCGCGGGCGCCGCGCACGGTCTCGTCCAGCAGATGGCGCAGGTCGGCGACGCCGCCCGTGAGCATCACGGCGTAGAACCAGAGCGAGGCCGGGCTGCGGCAGGTCTGCGGCTGGCCGGCCCGGTAGGTGGCGACGATCGCCCGCAGCCGCTCCATGCTGGCCTCGTTCGTCCACTGGTCCATGGCGTGGTCCATGTTGACCAGCTGGACCAGCGTCACCTGGCGCCGCGCCTCCTCCAGCAGCTCCTGCCGCATGGGCGGGGGCGCGTCGGTGCAGCGCTCGTGGATGGACGGGGCGGGCCGTACGGGCGGCGCGAACGGGTCGGGGCCGAGGGCGGCGGTCGCGTCGGCCCAGTGCAGGGCGTCGGCGCGCAGGTTGCGGATCTGCCAGTACCAGGAGAGCGACAACACCATGCACAGCGCCTCCTGCTCGTCGCGGGCGGCGACGGCGTGGCGCAGGGCGGTGCGCAGGTTCTCGTACTCGCGCTGGAGCAGCGTCACGGCGGCGAGCTGGCCGGAGCCGCGCAGCAGCGGGTCGGTCGTACGGGCCAGCTCGCGGAAGAACACGAGGTGCCGGCGCTCCACCGCGTCCCGCTCCCCCGACTCCGCCAGCCGCTCCGCCGCGTACTCGCCGACGGTCTCCAGGAGCCGGTAGCGCATCTGGCCGTCGTCCACCGGGGCGGCCACGACCAGTGACTTGTCGACCAGGGAGCCCAGCAGGCGGGCGACGTCGCCGGACCGGCCCGCGGTGTCCGCGCAGACGGCCTCGGCGGCCTCCAGGGTGCAGCCGCCGGCGAAGACGGACAGCCGGCGCAGGATGACGCGTTCGTCGTCGTCGAGGAGCTCCCAGGACCAGTCGACCACCGCGCGCAGGGTCTGCTGGCGGGGCAGCACGGTCCGGCTGCCGCTGGTGAGCAGGCGGAAGCGGTCGTCGAGCCGGTCCGCGATCTGCTGCGGGGTGAGCATCCGCAGCCGGGCGGCGGCGAGTTCGATGGCGAGCGGCAGGCCGTCCAGGCGGCGGCAGATCTCGGCGGCGGCCGCCGCCGTCGCCGCGTCCTGGTCCACCCGGAAGCCGGGCCGGGCGGCGGCGCCGCGCTCGGCGAGCAGCCGCAGGGCGGTCGGGTCCGGCAGCGGATCGACCGGCCGCAGGTTCTCGCCCGGCACGCCGAGGGGTTCCCGGCTGGTCGCGAGGACGGTGAGCCGGGGGCAGCGGGCCAGCAGATGGTCGGCGAGGGCGGCGGCGGCCTCGATGACGTGCTCGCAGTTGTCGAGGAGGAGCAGCATGCGGCGGTGCGCGCAGTACTCGGTGAGCCGGGCCAGGGACTCGCCGGCGGCGCGCTCCTCGCCGGCGGCCCGTTCGGCCGCCCGGAGCTCCCCGGCCCCCGCCCCGCTCAGCACCGTCTCGCGTGCGCCCAGCGCGGCGAGCACCGCCTCCGGTACGGCCTCCGGGTCGTCCACCGGGGCCAGTTCGGCGAGCCAGACGCCGTCCGGCCAGGTGCCGGGGTCGATGGTGTCCGCGACCTCCTGGGAGAGCCGGGTCTTGCCGGCTCCGCCGGGTCCGAGGAGGGTGACGAGCCGGGCGCGGGAGAGGTCGCCGCGCAGCTCCGCCATCTCCCGTTCCCGGCCGACGAAGCTGGTGAGCCGGGCGCGGAGGTTGCCCAGCGGCGCGGGGGCGGCGGGCGGGGCGGGCGGGGCGGGCGGGGCCGCCGGGGCGGGGCTCGCGGGCCGCTGCCGCAGCAGTTCGGCGTACAGGGTGGTCAGCTCGGTGCCCGGATCGGTGCCGAGGCGGTCGGCGATCAGGGTGCGCACCTCGTCGTAGGCGGCCAGGGCCTGGGCGGTGCGTCCGGCGTCGCGCAGGGCGCGCAGGCGCAGCGCCTGGAGGGGTTCGTCGAGGGGGTGTTCGTCGCAGAGGGCGGCCAGTTCCGGCAGCGCCTCGGTGGCCCGGCCGAGGCGGAGGGCGGCGGTGAGCCGGTCCCGGCGGGCGTCGAGCCGGCGGGCCGTCCAGCGGGTGGCGGCGGCGTGCCGGTCGGGGAGGTCGGTGAGGGCGGGGCCCCGCCAGAGGGCGAGCGCCTCGTCCAGGAGGGCCGTGGCGCGGGCCGGATCGCCGTCGGCGAGCGCCCGTGCGCCGTCGCCGGCGAGCCGGTCGAAGCGGAACAGGTCGACGTCCTCGGGCCGGGCGGCCAGCCGGTAGCCGCTCTCCGCCGATGCGACGGCCTCGTGCCCGACGGCCCGGCGCAGCCGCCCCACCAGGGCCTGGAGCGCGCCGGCCGCGTCGGCGGGCGGTTCGCCGTCCCACACCTCGTCCACGAGGACGGCGACCGGGACCGTGCGGCCCGGCCGCAGCGCGAGCACGGTCAGCAGGGCGCGCAGCCGCGCACCGCCGACGGGGAGGGTCGTGCCGTCGTCGCCGAGTGCCTGGGTGGTGCCGAGGATGCCGTAACGCACCCGCCCATTCTCCGTGACCCGCCCCGCGGTCCGCACAGCCGCCCCGCCCCGTGTCCCCGCCCCGCTCGTCATACCCCCACCCTTTCCGCAACCCGGTCCGGCGGGCGAGGGGTTTTCGGCGTGTCGGCGGGGCGGTCAGGCCGGTGCGTCCGTTTCCGGCCGCGGCCCGACCGCGTATCCGGGGACGGACGGCCAGCGGACGGTGAGCACCACGGACTCCTCCTCGGCAACCCAGGAGTGGTCGACGCCAGCACCCCACACCACGTAGTCGCCCTGCTCCGCCAGAAGCACACTGCGGCCCGGCAGCTCCACCCGGAACCGCCCGCTGATCAGGACGAGCAGCGCGGTCCGGTCCTCGCCCCGCACCCACCGTGCCCGCTCTTCGCCGGGTGGGTGGACGCCCCACTTGATCTCGACGTCCTCGCTGTGCCGGGGGTCGCCCGCGGCCTTGAAGTGTCCGAGGATCCAGCCCCGGTCGAGCGCGGCATCCTTGCCGGCTTTGCCCACATATACGCTGTCGTTCATGTGGGGCGACGCTAGCAGCGCACATCCATGGGCGGCCCCTCCAGGCGGGCGGCTCGCGTCGGTCCCGTTCGACACAGTGGATACGGCCGATGGCCGTGAAGCCCCTGCGTTCGTACCAGTGGCGGGGCCGGTCCGCCGCGTCGGCGGTCGGGAACCGCATGCCGCAGCCCACCCCGCCGCGAGGTGCAGGGCGGTGGCCGGCACCGTGTCCGGGCGCGGGCGCCGAGGAAGCGAACCTCGTCGTCGTACACGGCGAACCCTCCCGAAGGTCTACGACCCGCCTGGCCCGGCGGCGCTCGCAGGCCGCCAGGAAGGAGTGGGTCAACCGCGGTTTCCGGGCTCGCATTACGCGACGCGTGGGCAGCGCGGGCCGCGACCGGCTCCGACATTACGGTGCGGCGGACGGCGACACGCCCCCGGCGCGGGGGGGCGGGGTCACTCCCCGTCCGCCCCCTGCTGCCGTGCG comes from the Streptomyces sp. NBC_00525 genome and includes:
- the panB gene encoding 3-methyl-2-oxobutanoate hydroxymethyltransferase: MSLPAAQNQSASPASTPSDSGRTLYGGKSNRRVTVHDVAAATARGEKWPMLTAYDAMTASVFDEAGIPVMLVGDSMGNCHLGYETTVPVTMDEMAVLSAAVVRGTRRALIVADLPFGAYQEGPVQALRNATRLIKESGVGAVKLEGGERSHEQIRLLVEAGIPVMAHIGLTPQSVNAMGYRVQGRGEEAAQQLLRDAKAVQDAGAFAVVLELVPAELAAEVTRTLHIPTVGIGAGPDTDAQVLVYTDMVGLTGGKVPRFTKQYADLRQILGDAAKAYAEEVVGGAFPAPEHTFH
- a CDS encoding MFS transporter; the protein is MSTPSGAPAVSRIPEAVHRRRWAILVVLMFSLLIVVLDNSILNVAVKTIASPAPTGIGATQSELEWAINSYTLVFAGLLFTAGLLGDRLGRKKVLLFGITLFGLGSALAAMSDSPGQLITWRALMGFGAAFVMPATLAVLMNVFERDEQPKAIGIWAGSVGLGIAIGPITGGLLLEHFWWGSIFLVNVPVVIIALVAMVLLVPDSKDPRPGRLDPLGVVLSIIGLVLLVYGIIRGGELADFTDTSVLLPVAGGLAVLVLFVLHEKRSASPAIDIAYFRKPAFSAAVAAIALVFFALMGVTFFSAFYMQSVRGWSALESGLLILPLAIAQMVFAPRARIVVARFGARAVCTAGMFAVAVGLAAFALFDADTPVWLMCVVFFVQGTGMAHVMPPVTVAVMQALPREKAGSGSAVNNTFRQVGGALGIAVLGSVLSAVYRGDIEDHLGALPAAARDAAGESIEATLAVAGKLGPEGAPLVGAAHDAFMNAMHVTAIGSAAVALVGTLVVALWLPGREPAAPRPVHEEERPAPAGAER
- a CDS encoding TetR/AcrR family transcriptional regulator, producing the protein MQAQAPEERAAGEADGSGERSGGAPGCGDCGRGPGEEHEPRRGRPRSAAAERAILDAVVELIEAGEPLAALSIERIARTAGVGKATIYRRWAGREELFVDVLRAIEPPEPEVSGTGGLRDLRVLLESMRRRGLAQRSSALLHNVFAQMKSLPKLWDAYHGTVIAPRRLAMVAAVRRAVEAGELRDDTDVELMDDLFLGPMLVRTIHRPDAPLPEDLADRIIALAVEGLAPRRPGPAPDDTGGRAGAGRM
- a CDS encoding ABC transporter permease, giving the protein MSTTTLTPAPAGTSARPPAARPHDEGSIGLRNNLRHIGALVRRNLLQIKRDPESMFDALLMPVIFVLLFVYVFGGSVGGSMGGGRQEYLNYLIPGLMAMMGMNIAMAVGSGVNDDFRKGVMDRFRTMPIARSSVLIAKIVVELGRMMVATLILLGMGFALGMELHGSVLGLIGAIGLAAAFGAAIMWIFILLGLAMKTPQAVQGMGMLVMMPLQFGSSIFAPPATMPGWLQSFTDYNPLSNLADAARGLMMGTPLGDSVWLTLGWAVVITAVMAPLAVSRFRKKS
- a CDS encoding signal peptidase I translates to MNDSVYVGKAGKDAALDRGWILGHFKAAGDPRHSEDVEIKWGVHPPGEERARWVRGEDRTALLVLISGRFRVELPGRSVLLAEQGDYVVWGAGVDHSWVAEEESVVLTVRWPSVPGYAVGPRPETDAPA
- a CDS encoding endonuclease/exonuclease/phosphatase family protein, translating into MVQAYRADTGNGLGPRPTGSRFRDLRDRLTRDPGIWRRGIVLAALAVLLTLVMAFHARVPNRIGNLGSLTETFLPWFGLFIPLLLVLGLVRRSGTALVALLLPVVVWLNMFGGLFTDKSGSGGDLTVATHNVNADNPDPAATADQVAGSGADVVALQELPAGKVAAYEKALAGRFRYHSVQGTVGLWSKYPLSDTRPVDLKMGWVRAMRTTVTTPEGPLAVYVAHLPSVRVKLHAGFTANQRDQSADALGKAIAHERLSRVALLGDLNGTMNDRSLNAVTAQMRSTQGAAGDGFGFSWPASFPMARIDQILVKGVEPMSSWTLPATGSDHLPIAARVRL
- a CDS encoding ATP-binding cassette domain-containing protein is translated as MTRIDKNPANGGNAVEVRGLVKHYGETRALDGVDLDVREGTVLGVLGPNGAGKTTLVRCLSTLIVPDAGTAVVAGFDVVKQPRALRRTIGLTGQYASVDEKLSGWENLYMIGRLLDLPRKRARARADELLERFSLTDAAKKAAMEYSGGMRRRLDLAASMIGNPAVLYLDEPTTGLDPRTRNEVWDEVQRMVAEGATVLLTTQYMEEAEQLANELTVIDKGRIIASGGVDELKAKVGGRTLQIRPSDPAELAPMAQALRETGLDGVAGAQAVPDEGLLYVPILSDEQLTAVIGLLGARGFSLAHVATALPSLDEVFLAITGDKATVTDTTPEEVAA
- a CDS encoding BTAD domain-containing putative transcriptional regulator; its protein translation is MRYGILGTTQALGDDGTTLPVGGARLRALLTVLALRPGRTVPVAVLVDEVWDGEPPADAAGALQALVGRLRRAVGHEAVASAESGYRLAARPEDVDLFRFDRLAGDGARALADGDPARATALLDEALALWRGPALTDLPDRHAAATRWTARRLDARRDRLTAALRLGRATEALPELAALCDEHPLDEPLQALRLRALRDAGRTAQALAAYDEVRTLIADRLGTDPGTELTTLYAELLRQRPASPAPAAPPAPPAPPAAPAPLGNLRARLTSFVGREREMAELRGDLSRARLVTLLGPGGAGKTRLSQEVADTIDPGTWPDGVWLAELAPVDDPEAVPEAVLAALGARETVLSGAGAGELRAAERAAGEERAAGESLARLTEYCAHRRMLLLLDNCEHVIEAAAALADHLLARCPRLTVLATSREPLGVPGENLRPVDPLPDPTALRLLAERGAAARPGFRVDQDAATAAAAAEICRRLDGLPLAIELAAARLRMLTPQQIADRLDDRFRLLTSGSRTVLPRQQTLRAVVDWSWELLDDDERVILRRLSVFAGGCTLEAAEAVCADTAGRSGDVARLLGSLVDKSLVVAAPVDDGQMRYRLLETVGEYAAERLAESGERDAVERRHLVFFRELARTTDPLLRGSGQLAAVTLLQREYENLRTALRHAVAARDEQEALCMVLSLSWYWQIRNLRADALHWADATAALGPDPFAPPVRPAPSIHERCTDAPPPMRQELLEEARRQVTLVQLVNMDHAMDQWTNEASMERLRAIVATYRAGQPQTCRSPASLWFYAVMLTGGVADLRHLLDETVRGARAYGYEWELAAALQMRANVLANRPDWAGEAHKDADESLAIFHRLGDDWGMAEALSSRGEANEKQGDYARAATDYQAAIGSAEKLGALAQVSVLRIRYASVLTELGRGAEGEAMMREVLGDERRTGHEARPAARLFLAMWLGREGRTAEAREQFGLLLDEFGSQTMAVFEGFVLGGLAWLDNQDGEYARALDRARRALRGLREPLTQMVAPQMAVINLVILAWALGGLGGDERSRTAARLLGAGRENLPRGHFLNAMERENFARAEALVRGRLGDAAFEAAYAEGARLSVEEAAALVDA